From the Daucus carota subsp. sativus chromosome 8, DH1 v3.0, whole genome shotgun sequence genome, one window contains:
- the LOC108197870 gene encoding 14 kDa proline-rich protein DC2.15-like, producing MGSRNTASVALFFALNILFFSLVSSCETCPGPKPKPKPTPTPTPSGGKCPKDALKLGVCADVLKLVNNVVIGSPPTLPCCSLLEGLVNLEAAVCLCTAIKANVLGLKLNIPIALSLVLNNCGKQVPNGFECT from the coding sequence ATGGGTTCAAGAAACACTGCTTCAGTAGCTCTCTTTTTCGCCCTTAACATTCTCTTCTTTTCGCTAGTCAGTTCATGTGAAACTTGCCCTGGTCCTAAGCCCAAGCCGAAGCCAACTCCAACTCCAACTCCATCAGGAGGAAAATGCCCTAAGGATGCCCTAAAGCTAGGTGTTTGTGCTGATGTCCTAAAATTAGTTAACAATGTCGTGATTGGATCGCCACCTACACTCCCATGTTGCAGCCTTCTCGAAGGCCTTGTCAACCTTGAAGCTGCCGTCTGCCTTTGCACAGCCATTAAAGCCAACGTCTTGGGGCTTAAGCTTAATATTCCTATTGCCCTCAGCTTAGTTCTCAACAACTGTGGCAAGCAAGTCCCAAATGGCTTTGAATGTACCTAG
- the LOC108199176 gene encoding uncharacterized protein LOC108199176, with protein MAEKQEQEALKNLDNESKPSFVEVVCKSSGKVRRFAAGTDAGFAVSLINKKLLLDNISAKSSRSSPQLASHIEAVKPGHDSEEPISFGPTASLVNYGSPWILQTVVTQPHKPKRTVEGTEGSCSEKKESQPRGHLCIGKIALALLIVFVIWKIFLQFLQNLCRNMEL; from the exons ATGGCGGAGAAACAAGAACAAGAGGCTTTGAAGAATCTCGACAACGAGTCTAAACCATCT TTTGTCGAGGTAGTGTGCAAGAGCTCTGGGAAAGTGAGAAGGTTTGCAGCTGGAACTGATGCTGGTTTTGCAGTGAGTCTCATTAACAAAAAGCTGCTTCTTGATAATATATCTGCTAAGAGCAGCAGGAGCAGCCCTCAGCTTGCGTCACATATAGAAGCTGTTAAACCCGGCCATGATTCTGAGGAGCCGATCAGTTTTGGCCCTACTGCATCTCTTGTGAACTATGGTTCTCCTTGGATTTTACAGACTGTTGTTACTCAACCACACAAACCAAAAAGAACTGTTGAG GGCACTGAAGGCTCTTGTTCTGAAAAGAAGGAATCACAGCCACGTGGTCATTTGTGCATTGGGAAGATAGCGCTTGCTCTTCTTATAGTTTTTGTGATCTGGAAGATATTTCTGCAATTTCTTCAGAACCTTTGTAGAAATATGGAGTTATAG